In one Cloacibacillus porcorum genomic region, the following are encoded:
- a CDS encoding RnfABCDGE type electron transport complex subunit G, whose product MGKIIKLGLVLFVITAVTGLILGAVHTITLEPIREAQAREKNEALAATLPGATEFKKLQPSENAGIIKEIYEGSSGGKTVGYNFTVTPKGYGGPIELIVGISNEGRVMDIKILSHSETPGLGAKAVEKPFAGQFKDKLIEKLFVTKTPAEAEDQIQAISGATITSSAVVAGVNEALAYWKANFSGGAQADMTGEAASDSKTSEEAN is encoded by the coding sequence ATGGGTAAGATCATAAAACTCGGGTTAGTTCTGTTCGTCATCACCGCCGTCACCGGCCTGATCCTCGGCGCGGTACACACGATCACGCTTGAACCGATCCGCGAGGCGCAGGCACGCGAGAAGAACGAGGCGCTCGCGGCGACCCTCCCCGGCGCGACGGAGTTCAAAAAGCTTCAGCCGTCGGAGAACGCGGGGATCATCAAGGAGATCTATGAGGGAAGCAGCGGCGGCAAGACCGTCGGCTACAACTTCACCGTCACGCCTAAGGGCTACGGCGGCCCCATAGAGCTGATCGTCGGCATCTCAAACGAGGGGCGCGTCATGGACATCAAGATCCTCAGCCACAGCGAGACGCCGGGCCTCGGAGCCAAGGCGGTGGAGAAGCCCTTTGCGGGGCAGTTCAAAGACAAGCTGATCGAAAAGCTCTTTGTAACAAAGACGCCCGCCGAGGCGGAGGACCAGATCCAGGCGATCTCGGGAGCCACGATCACCTCAAGCGCGGTCGTCGCCGGGGTCAACGAAGCGCTCGCCTACTGGAAGGCTAACTTCAGCGGCGGCGCTCAGGCGGATATGACCGGCGAGGCGGCTTCCGATTCTAAAACAAGCGAGGAGGCCAACTAA